A single Symbiobacterium thermophilum IAM 14863 DNA region contains:
- a CDS encoding adenosylhomocysteinase produces MPSKVSVSTLRDPGLAPSGHQKIDWVKAHMPILNQLERELSAHRPLAGQRVAMSIHLEAKTAYMALVFAAAGAEVFLTGSNPLSTQDDVAAAAAERGVTVHAWHGATPEEYTAHLTRTLEAARPTLLLDDGGDLTHLLHTGRADLAANLIGGSEETSTGVQRLRAMEAEGVLRFPMVAVNNARMKHLFDNRYGTGQSTLESVMRNTNLSIAGKRVVVAGYGWCGKGVAMRAKGLGARVIVCEVDPVLANEALMDGFEVMPMARAAALGDIFITVTGCEKVIRREHFEVMRDGAILANAGHFDVEIWKPDLEAFGGQPVRVRPHVDAYTAPDGRRLYLIGEGRLANLAAGDGHPAEVMDLSFGVQLLTHLWLVENRGRLENRVIEVPPEIDTRVAETRLRALGVEIDRLTPEQERYIRSWQV; encoded by the coding sequence GTGCCGAGCAAGGTTTCGGTTTCGACCCTCCGGGATCCGGGGCTGGCGCCTTCCGGGCATCAGAAGATCGACTGGGTGAAGGCCCATATGCCGATCCTGAACCAGTTGGAGCGGGAACTCAGCGCGCACCGGCCCCTGGCGGGCCAGCGGGTGGCGATGTCGATCCACCTGGAGGCGAAGACCGCCTACATGGCGCTGGTCTTCGCCGCGGCCGGCGCAGAGGTGTTCCTGACCGGCTCCAACCCGCTTTCCACCCAGGACGACGTCGCGGCCGCCGCCGCGGAGCGCGGCGTCACGGTGCACGCCTGGCACGGGGCGACGCCGGAGGAGTACACCGCGCACCTCACCCGCACATTGGAGGCGGCGCGGCCGACCCTGCTGCTGGACGACGGCGGCGACCTCACCCACCTGCTGCACACCGGCCGGGCCGACCTGGCCGCGAACCTGATCGGCGGGTCGGAGGAGACCTCCACGGGGGTGCAGCGGCTGCGGGCGATGGAGGCGGAGGGCGTGCTGCGCTTCCCCATGGTGGCGGTCAACAACGCCCGGATGAAGCACCTCTTCGACAACCGGTACGGCACGGGCCAGTCCACCCTGGAGTCGGTCATGCGCAACACCAACCTGTCCATCGCCGGCAAGCGGGTGGTGGTGGCCGGCTACGGCTGGTGCGGCAAGGGCGTCGCCATGCGGGCGAAGGGGTTGGGTGCGCGGGTGATCGTCTGTGAGGTCGACCCGGTCCTCGCCAACGAGGCGCTCATGGACGGGTTCGAGGTGATGCCGATGGCCCGGGCCGCGGCCCTGGGGGACATCTTCATCACGGTGACCGGCTGCGAGAAGGTGATCCGGCGTGAGCATTTCGAAGTGATGCGCGACGGCGCCATCCTGGCCAACGCCGGCCACTTCGACGTCGAGATCTGGAAGCCCGACCTGGAGGCCTTCGGCGGCCAGCCGGTCCGGGTCCGACCCCACGTGGACGCCTACACGGCGCCCGACGGCCGGCGGCTCTACCTCATCGGCGAGGGGCGGCTGGCCAACCTGGCCGCCGGAGACGGGCATCCGGCGGAGGTCATGGACCTCTCCTTCGGCGTACAGCTGCTCACCCATCTCTGGCTCGTGGAGAACCGGGGCAGGCTGGAGAACCGGGTGATCGAGGTGCCGCCGGAGATCGACACCCGCGTGGCCGAGACCCGGCTGCGGGCCCTGGGCGTCGAGATCGACCGGCTGACCCCTGAGCAGGAGCGCTACATCCGATCCTGGCAGGTGTAG
- a CDS encoding sugar phosphate isomerase/epimerase family protein, whose amino-acid sequence MAQLFVPLHGAFGRVAGSGVNTYGESLERPHWEGAEIGLCDTFPDVLGAVAEAEYYEWVIGAHHPTHREGGPAWCRFLDPDPAVRTEALEVACSAAQAAHRLGARYILYHFPWPALQMPGADYAALGWRFRDADPIPMEAWPREADLYDWSRRCFDRLAELQERERIRVVLEIDGPNPHFFDGELYGRLFEEFPDLSLCLDTGRLGLLARTHGQDPLALAARWLPWTRYLHLHTSFWDEQGRFHNHVPTRGSHTRDLWPRVTPAADIARMVVEAQPRAVIVLEHNPQTVTPQELEACHEWAATLAGRSPAR is encoded by the coding sequence ATGGCACAGCTCTTCGTCCCGCTGCACGGCGCTTTCGGCCGCGTGGCCGGCTCCGGCGTCAACACGTACGGCGAGTCGCTGGAGCGGCCCCACTGGGAAGGGGCGGAAATCGGCCTTTGCGACACGTTCCCGGACGTGCTCGGCGCCGTGGCCGAGGCCGAGTACTACGAGTGGGTGATCGGCGCGCACCACCCGACCCATCGGGAAGGCGGCCCTGCCTGGTGCCGGTTCCTGGACCCGGACCCCGCGGTGCGCACCGAAGCCCTGGAGGTGGCGTGCAGCGCCGCCCAGGCGGCTCATCGGCTGGGCGCGCGCTACATCCTGTACCACTTTCCCTGGCCGGCGCTGCAGATGCCCGGCGCGGACTACGCCGCCCTGGGATGGCGGTTCAGGGACGCCGACCCGATCCCCATGGAGGCCTGGCCCCGGGAGGCGGACCTGTACGACTGGAGCCGCCGTTGCTTCGACCGGCTGGCCGAGCTGCAGGAGCGGGAACGGATCCGGGTCGTCCTGGAGATCGACGGGCCGAACCCGCACTTCTTCGACGGCGAGCTGTACGGCCGGCTCTTTGAGGAGTTCCCCGACCTTTCCCTCTGCCTCGACACCGGCCGACTGGGGCTCCTGGCCCGCACCCACGGGCAGGACCCCCTCGCACTCGCAGCCCGCTGGCTGCCCTGGACCCGCTACCTGCACCTGCACACCTCGTTCTGGGACGAGCAGGGGCGGTTCCACAACCACGTCCCCACCCGCGGCAGCCACACCCGGGACCTGTGGCCCCGGGTCACCCCGGCGGCCGACATCGCCCGCATGGTGGTGGAAGCGCAGCCCCGGGCGGTGATCGTCCTGGAGCACAACCCACAGACGGTGACGCCGCAAGAGCTGGAGGCGTGCCACGAGTGGGCGGCGACCCTGGCCGGCCGTTCGCCGGCCCGCTGA
- a CDS encoding putative bifunctional diguanylate cyclase/phosphodiesterase has product MGNQPSRSDGAADVQRALARSEARLAGMLEITPAATVAVDADQRIVLFNDMAEQVFGYTREEVLGRPLDVLLPPETAARHRQHVTRFGLGPVRQRRMAERQELTARRKSGELFPAQIAIARVAMDDETLFLAVVQDLTERKETERRLKESEERFRLAFEHAPIGVALLDAGGAILEVNRALCAMLGYAPAELAGRPLTDLAAHPGAFPDPAHLQSAGPAPEVALRHRDGRTIWAQLSCAALNGWQSDTAFILQLQDITDRKRYEEELVRLAMVDSLTDLANRRRFQQELEEAVTEAERTGRSGALVFIDLDMFKHINDTLGHPAGDEVLRQVATILRSAIRPGDTAARLGGDEFALVLRNADGARAAQVADRLLTAIRRARFGGAEAPVSLTASMGVVLFPEHGRSVRELMNRADMALLEAKEGGRDSWAPFTPEGRWQREMQAQLLWRQRISRALEEDRFVLHYQPILDLRRNAVTRHEALLRMVGDGGELIFPGEFMAVAERFDLIQQVDRWVLERAVRELAELQRAGRRTVLEVNLSGRTLMDPVLPAVIRRGLTLRDVDPASLVLEITETAAISDVDQAERFIGEMKALGCRLALDDVGAGFASLYFLKRLPVDYIKIDGAFIRNLPHDTADQHLVRALASVCRELGKQTVAEFVDSPKTLQVVREYGIDYAQGYLIGRPGPGVYNTEEPCP; this is encoded by the coding sequence ATGGGCAACCAGCCGTCCCGCTCAGATGGTGCCGCGGATGTTCAGCGCGCCCTGGCCCGGTCCGAGGCCCGCCTGGCCGGCATGCTGGAGATCACTCCGGCGGCCACCGTCGCCGTCGACGCCGACCAGCGGATCGTCCTGTTCAACGACATGGCTGAGCAGGTCTTCGGGTACACCCGGGAGGAGGTCCTCGGCCGGCCGCTGGACGTCCTGCTCCCGCCGGAGACCGCGGCGCGGCACCGGCAGCACGTCACCCGGTTCGGACTCGGCCCGGTCAGGCAGCGCCGCATGGCCGAGCGGCAGGAGCTTACGGCACGCCGGAAGTCCGGCGAGCTGTTTCCGGCGCAGATCGCCATCGCCCGGGTCGCCATGGACGACGAGACGCTCTTCCTCGCCGTCGTCCAGGACCTCACCGAGCGCAAGGAGACCGAGCGGCGGCTGAAGGAGAGCGAGGAGCGGTTCCGGCTGGCGTTCGAGCACGCGCCCATCGGCGTCGCCCTCCTGGACGCGGGCGGGGCGATCCTCGAGGTCAACCGGGCGCTCTGCGCCATGCTCGGCTATGCGCCCGCTGAACTGGCAGGCCGTCCGCTGACCGACCTCGCGGCGCACCCCGGCGCCTTTCCGGATCCGGCGCACCTGCAGAGCGCGGGGCCGGCTCCGGAGGTCGCGCTCCGCCACCGGGACGGGCGGACCATCTGGGCGCAGCTCAGTTGCGCCGCACTGAACGGCTGGCAGAGCGACACCGCCTTCATCCTGCAGTTGCAGGACATCACGGACCGGAAGCGCTACGAGGAGGAACTGGTGCGCCTGGCGATGGTCGACTCGCTGACCGACCTGGCCAACCGGCGGCGGTTCCAGCAGGAGCTGGAGGAGGCGGTGACGGAGGCGGAACGGACCGGCCGGAGCGGTGCGCTGGTCTTCATCGATCTGGACATGTTCAAACACATCAACGATACCCTGGGCCATCCCGCCGGCGACGAGGTGCTCCGGCAGGTGGCGACGATCCTGCGGTCCGCCATCCGCCCGGGCGACACGGCTGCACGGCTGGGCGGCGACGAGTTCGCGCTGGTGCTGCGGAACGCCGATGGTGCGCGGGCGGCGCAGGTGGCGGATCGGCTGCTCACGGCCATACGTCGGGCACGGTTCGGCGGCGCCGAGGCCCCCGTGTCGCTCACCGCCAGCATGGGGGTGGTGCTGTTCCCCGAGCACGGCCGCTCGGTGCGGGAGCTGATGAACAGGGCCGACATGGCCTTGTTGGAGGCCAAGGAGGGCGGACGGGACAGCTGGGCGCCTTTCACCCCCGAAGGCCGCTGGCAGCGGGAGATGCAGGCGCAGCTCCTGTGGCGGCAACGCATCAGCCGTGCGCTGGAAGAGGACCGGTTCGTGCTTCACTACCAGCCGATCCTGGATCTCCGGCGGAACGCCGTCACGCGCCACGAGGCGCTGCTGCGGATGGTGGGGGACGGGGGAGAGCTGATCTTCCCCGGCGAGTTCATGGCCGTTGCCGAGCGGTTCGACCTGATCCAGCAGGTGGACCGCTGGGTGCTGGAACGGGCCGTGCGGGAGCTGGCCGAACTGCAGCGGGCCGGGCGCCGTACGGTGCTGGAGGTCAACCTCTCCGGCCGGACGCTCATGGACCCCGTGTTGCCCGCCGTCATCCGCCGCGGGCTCACCCTGCGAGACGTGGACCCCGCCAGCCTGGTGCTGGAGATCACGGAGACCGCGGCCATCAGCGACGTGGATCAGGCGGAACGGTTCATCGGCGAGATGAAGGCGCTGGGCTGCCGTCTGGCCCTGGACGACGTGGGCGCCGGTTTCGCCTCGCTCTACTTCCTGAAGCGACTGCCGGTGGACTACATCAAGATCGACGGGGCATTCATCCGCAACCTGCCTCACGACACCGCCGACCAGCATCTGGTACGCGCGCTGGCCAGCGTGTGCCGCGAGCTGGGCAAGCAGACCGTCGCTGAGTTCGTGGACTCGCCCAAAACCCTGCAGGTGGTGCGGGAGTACGGCATCGACTACGCGCAGGGCTACCTCATCGGCCGCCCGGGGCCCGGTGTGTACAACACGGAAGAACCGTGTCCGTGA
- a CDS encoding retropepsin-like aspartic protease: protein MEFLLLYDLHLFAQVEVAGQKRLANIDTGANIDLAFGVFEGVEMLDGEEGPVHGAVGEVRLRSGRVPDVRLLDEQVGPLQVAISDENGYEKHPFPVSMRLGAKTLLSRPLLLDFKGLRMGRERLPDSYPRVAAPLEFVCGVPFVEIELGGRRLRALFDTAAGMSVLNTAHLDDLGLRPEVLYETQATDSSGTTVTLPVGRTRGLQIGGLALGDCEYLMLDLSAIEEIMGTRIDLGLGLNTLLASSTVWYLDPQAGRVQVTDVGLPA from the coding sequence GTGGAGTTTCTCCTGCTGTACGACCTTCACCTCTTCGCGCAGGTAGAGGTCGCCGGTCAGAAAAGGCTCGCCAACATCGACACGGGTGCCAACATCGACCTCGCGTTCGGCGTCTTCGAAGGGGTCGAGATGCTCGACGGGGAGGAGGGGCCGGTCCACGGCGCCGTCGGCGAGGTGCGGCTGCGCAGCGGCCGCGTCCCCGACGTCCGGTTGCTGGACGAACAGGTGGGTCCCCTGCAGGTGGCCATCAGCGACGAGAACGGATACGAGAAGCACCCCTTCCCGGTCAGCATGCGGCTTGGTGCGAAGACGCTCCTGTCCCGGCCGCTCCTGCTGGACTTCAAGGGCCTGCGGATGGGGCGTGAGCGACTGCCGGACAGCTACCCGCGGGTTGCGGCGCCGCTGGAGTTCGTCTGCGGGGTTCCCTTCGTGGAGATCGAACTGGGCGGCCGGCGCCTGCGGGCCCTCTTCGACACCGCGGCCGGCATGAGCGTGCTCAACACCGCGCACCTGGATGACCTGGGGCTGCGGCCGGAGGTGCTGTACGAGACGCAGGCGACCGATTCCAGCGGCACCACCGTGACGCTGCCGGTGGGGCGGACCCGCGGTCTGCAGATCGGTGGCCTCGCGCTGGGGGATTGCGAGTACCTCATGCTGGATCTGAGCGCGATCGAGGAGATCATGGGCACCCGCATCGACCTGGGGCTCGGGCTCAACACCCTCCTGGCCTCATCCACGGTGTGGTACCTCGACCCCCAGGCCGGAAGGGTGCAGGTCACCGACGTCGGGCTGCCGGCCTAG
- a CDS encoding glycosyltransferase yields MSSAEATSPYSASSIIIIPALEPPPALVKYVQALLERGFPRIVIVDDGSSPACRSIFDSLARMSGCVVLRHEVNRGKGAALKTALRHCLQQGWQQIYRRVIMVDADGQHAVEDVCGMARASHEHPDAYVLGIRDFNQKSVPARSRFGNRLTSGAFHLFYGRYLRDTQTGLRALPISLWEWATQIAGERFEYETNCLVQAMKQGIPMAEMPIRTLYFNKNENTHYRTLRDSWPIFKILIRHLGAYALAGAIASAVTLAVFAWVDLVWLKGAAPAGRLLAASVVSAAAGSLARLLLHWVLRVRTERNMTDATATYYLLVAVQMLASYLVVLAVHLLTDWTAVWIKLVADILLAVAGYQIHPRWLFKSDHTPEGV; encoded by the coding sequence TTGAGTTCTGCCGAAGCAACCAGCCCCTACAGCGCAAGCAGTATCATCATCATCCCGGCCCTGGAGCCACCGCCCGCCCTGGTGAAGTACGTACAGGCTCTGCTGGAGCGCGGGTTTCCGCGGATCGTCATCGTCGACGACGGAAGCAGCCCCGCCTGCCGCTCCATCTTTGACAGCCTGGCCCGAATGAGCGGATGCGTGGTGCTGCGGCACGAGGTGAACCGCGGCAAGGGAGCCGCCCTGAAGACGGCCCTGCGCCACTGCTTGCAGCAGGGGTGGCAACAGATCTACCGCCGCGTCATCATGGTCGACGCCGACGGGCAGCACGCGGTGGAGGACGTCTGCGGCATGGCCAGGGCCTCCCACGAGCACCCCGACGCCTACGTGCTCGGCATCCGTGACTTCAACCAGAAGAGCGTGCCCGCCCGCAGCCGCTTCGGCAACCGGCTGACCAGCGGCGCCTTCCACCTCTTCTACGGCCGCTACCTGCGGGACACCCAGACCGGGCTCAGGGCCCTGCCCATCAGCCTGTGGGAGTGGGCGACCCAGATCGCGGGCGAGCGCTTCGAGTACGAGACCAACTGCCTGGTGCAGGCCATGAAGCAGGGCATCCCCATGGCGGAGATGCCCATCCGGACGCTCTACTTCAACAAGAACGAGAACACGCACTACCGCACGCTCCGGGACTCGTGGCCCATTTTCAAGATCCTGATCCGCCACCTGGGCGCCTATGCGCTGGCCGGCGCGATCGCCTCCGCGGTGACGCTGGCCGTGTTCGCCTGGGTGGACCTGGTCTGGCTGAAGGGTGCAGCCCCGGCCGGCCGCCTGCTGGCGGCCAGCGTCGTCAGCGCCGCGGCCGGGTCGCTGGCGCGCCTCCTCCTTCATTGGGTGCTGCGCGTGCGCACCGAGCGAAACATGACCGACGCCACCGCCACGTACTACCTGCTGGTGGCCGTGCAGATGCTGGCCTCGTACCTCGTGGTGCTCGCGGTGCATCTCCTCACCGACTGGACGGCCGTGTGGATCAAGCTGGTGGCCGACATCCTGCTGGCGGTGGCGGGTTACCAGATTCACCCGCGCTGGCTGTTCAAGTCCGACCACACCCCCGAGGGAGTCTGA